The proteins below are encoded in one region of bacterium:
- a CDS encoding NAD-glutamate dehydrogenase, translating into MPSGRLPGTDVRVRRARRQDLPRLAPLLAGDAAGRDRRFFRRLLADLGADVYVAEDAAGALVGVVAVAYVRSLAAGRTAALLDAACLRPGVDEAVLDGLLAVAATRARRRGCPRCARSTSAASRLCTPRCARLGRRAGGGAGDRAGLMGAEVRTQEGRPGGSAERLQPLLARRAAGPEAVQLATFARLLLARAGGALDALPAEAVAGMVTSAFRFFAGPGPGGRVRALSPTLADDGWDAPWSVLESAQPDRPFLVDTVVAALRAEGHTVLALLHPIVGARRDAVGRLEALGPPVRDEHRESFLHLAIPRVADPARLAHLADVVRARLADVRRVTDDFEAMQQRARDVAEALERLGAERAHRRATEASEAADFLRWLVAGAFVFLGYREYVVTDAHVAVAPGSGLGLLRDERRSRFAAPQPRAMLEARLAGVELVRVDATATPAPVHRRAPMEDVSILVVDPSGRVSGLHRFLGLFTSKAQVEEAAHVPLLRRSLRLILAAEQVVAGGHDWKAIVGVFNAIPKGELFAATAAEIRADVRAVLDAAARRGLVVTVSARAGGRRLSVLASLPADDLEGRTPDRIAALVHACYGGAPLLEHVRVGDDGMAHVHLAFAPARPPDEAERAALRDAIEALFGSWEEALREALVARVGAGEGVRLAAAWAGAFTVDYRAGTGIARAVDDTLVLERVRAGAGPEIALDTEPDGGVALRLYVAGTPLVLSDMLPMLEHHGLRVLNEDRVTVARPDGPPCYVHRLLVTARDGGALDVAAVAERLRAAVLAVLAGRTRSGVLSRLVVEGGLDWRAVDVLRGYAGYVAQLGVGTRPEVAEALAERAPVSAALWALVVARLRDGGDPAPARAAVLAAIDAVPVLRQDRLLRTVLAAVEATVRTNVFARGGDDDRVVLKLCTAELTFLPPPQPRVEIYVRDRTVEGLHLRAGLVARGGLRLSDRPEDFRQEALGLMRTQTVKNAVIVPTGAKGAFVPRDGAPAADAHRDFVAGLLDVTDDVADGQVVRPRGVRVLDGDDPYLVVAADKGTATFSDAANALATARGFWLGDAFASGGSHGYDHKALGITARGAWECVRTHFRGLGIDADTAPLAVVGIGDMGGDVFGNGLLRSPHLRLLAAFNHRHVFLDPDPDPARSFAERQRLFRAGRGWDAYDPAVLSAGGMVVERAAKRVRLSPEARAMLELAETPSGEALVRAVLRMPADLLWNGGIGTYVRAADESDAAVGDPTNDAVRITAEALRVRVVAEGGNLGLTQRARVAFALAGGAVNTDAIDNSAGVDTSDHEVNLKICLQPVVASGAMPEGERHALLKAVQDDVARHVLAHNRRQSWLLTVEQARSRERLGDFRDHAAALAREADVAGVLEVLPDAAILRARRAAHPGLLRPELALLMAHTKIALQHALRDAALLDDPIGVAWLADYFPAALRERAPEAVAGHRLRRELVAVELVNALVDYTGMTFVHRLRRDTGADAVAAVRAWAIAWVLADAATLVADLEAAPLAVDEAVRGAVELEAALEGAAGWVLTYADPRASAAAVAAGLAADVAPVLDALSQQLAGGEAEAFHRRRSGLELAGAGPQAARRLAGLAWLPAALDVAGAARDTGLPVDEAAARYWALGAHVDFAWLLGQVAATAEGDRWAARAARELALDLLGARRRLVYAAPAALAGPRLDALRSLVRDLRTTPRPTLAALLVVAREIRRLAESLPFTHARPGTSAW; encoded by the coding sequence ATGCCCTCCGGACGGCTTCCCGGCACCGACGTGCGCGTGCGCCGTGCGCGGCGACAGGATCTGCCGCGCCTGGCGCCGCTCCTCGCGGGCGACGCGGCGGGGCGCGATCGTCGCTTCTTCCGCCGTCTCCTCGCCGATCTCGGGGCCGACGTCTACGTCGCCGAGGATGCCGCGGGGGCGCTCGTGGGCGTCGTCGCGGTCGCCTACGTGCGCTCGCTCGCGGCGGGGCGCACGGCCGCGCTGCTCGACGCCGCGTGCCTGCGGCCCGGCGTGGACGAGGCCGTGCTCGACGGGCTCCTCGCCGTGGCCGCGACGCGAGCCCGCCGGCGCGGCTGCCCGCGCTGCGCGCGCTCGACCTCGGCGGCCAGCCGGCTCTGCACGCCGCGCTGCGCGCGGCTGGGCAGACGTGCCGGGGGCGGCGCAGGCGATCGGGCCGGGCTGATGGGCGCCGAGGTCCGCACGCAGGAAGGGCGCCCGGGCGGCAGCGCCGAGCGCCTCCAGCCGTTGCTCGCCCGGCGGGCGGCAGGGCCCGAGGCGGTGCAGCTCGCGACCTTCGCACGGCTCCTGCTCGCGCGCGCCGGCGGGGCGCTCGACGCGCTGCCCGCCGAGGCGGTCGCCGGCATGGTGACGTCGGCCTTCCGTTTCTTCGCCGGACCGGGGCCGGGGGGGCGCGTGCGCGCGCTCTCGCCGACGCTGGCCGACGACGGCTGGGACGCGCCGTGGAGCGTGCTCGAGAGCGCGCAGCCCGACCGGCCGTTCCTCGTCGACACCGTGGTCGCGGCGCTGCGGGCCGAGGGCCACACGGTGCTCGCGCTGCTGCACCCGATCGTCGGCGCGCGGCGCGACGCGGTCGGACGTCTCGAGGCGCTCGGGCCGCCGGTGCGCGACGAGCACCGCGAGTCGTTCCTGCACCTGGCGATCCCGCGCGTCGCCGACCCGGCGCGGCTCGCACACCTCGCCGACGTCGTCCGTGCCCGGCTCGCCGACGTGCGCCGCGTGACCGACGACTTCGAGGCGATGCAGCAGCGCGCCCGCGACGTCGCCGAGGCGCTCGAGCGCCTCGGCGCCGAGCGCGCGCACCGGCGCGCCACCGAGGCGTCGGAGGCGGCCGACTTCCTGCGCTGGCTGGTCGCGGGCGCGTTCGTCTTCCTCGGCTACCGCGAGTACGTCGTCACCGACGCGCACGTCGCGGTCGCGCCCGGCAGCGGCCTCGGCCTCCTGCGGGACGAGCGCCGCTCGCGCTTCGCCGCGCCGCAGCCGCGCGCGATGCTGGAGGCACGGCTCGCCGGCGTGGAGCTCGTGCGGGTCGACGCGACGGCCACGCCGGCGCCGGTGCACCGGCGGGCGCCGATGGAGGACGTCTCGATCCTCGTCGTCGATCCGTCGGGCCGCGTCTCCGGGCTGCATCGTTTCCTCGGCCTCTTCACCTCGAAGGCGCAGGTCGAGGAGGCGGCGCACGTGCCGCTGCTGCGCCGCTCGCTGCGCCTGATCCTCGCGGCCGAGCAGGTCGTCGCGGGCGGGCACGACTGGAAGGCGATCGTCGGCGTCTTCAACGCCATCCCGAAGGGCGAGCTGTTCGCCGCGACCGCGGCCGAGATCCGCGCCGACGTGCGCGCCGTGCTCGACGCCGCCGCGCGGCGGGGACTCGTGGTCACGGTGTCCGCGCGCGCGGGCGGACGGCGTCTCAGCGTGCTCGCGAGCCTGCCGGCCGACGATCTCGAAGGTCGCACCCCGGATCGCATCGCGGCTCTGGTGCACGCGTGCTACGGCGGCGCGCCGCTCCTCGAGCACGTGCGCGTGGGCGACGACGGTATGGCGCACGTCCACCTCGCGTTCGCGCCCGCGCGTCCGCCCGACGAGGCCGAGCGCGCCGCGCTCCGCGACGCCATCGAGGCGCTCTTCGGCAGCTGGGAGGAGGCGTTGCGCGAGGCGCTCGTCGCCCGGGTCGGAGCCGGCGAGGGCGTCCGCCTCGCCGCCGCCTGGGCGGGTGCGTTCACGGTCGACTATCGCGCCGGCACCGGCATCGCGCGCGCGGTCGACGACACGCTCGTGCTCGAGCGCGTGCGCGCCGGCGCCGGCCCGGAGATCGCGCTCGACACGGAGCCGGACGGCGGCGTCGCGCTGCGCCTGTACGTCGCCGGCACACCGCTCGTGCTCTCCGACATGCTGCCGATGCTCGAGCATCACGGCCTGCGCGTGCTCAACGAGGACCGCGTGACCGTGGCCCGGCCCGACGGGCCGCCGTGCTACGTCCATCGCCTGCTGGTCACCGCGCGGGACGGGGGAGCGCTCGACGTCGCGGCCGTCGCCGAGCGGCTGCGCGCGGCGGTGCTGGCGGTGCTGGCCGGTCGGACGCGGTCGGGCGTTCTCTCGCGGCTGGTGGTCGAGGGCGGGCTCGACTGGCGCGCGGTCGACGTCCTGCGCGGCTATGCAGGGTACGTGGCGCAGCTGGGCGTCGGCACCCGGCCCGAGGTGGCCGAGGCGCTGGCGGAGCGCGCGCCGGTGAGCGCGGCGCTGTGGGCGCTGGTCGTCGCGCGCCTGCGCGACGGCGGCGATCCGGCGCCGGCACGGGCGGCCGTGCTCGCGGCGATCGACGCGGTGCCCGTGCTGCGCCAGGACCGCCTGCTGCGCACGGTGCTCGCCGCCGTCGAGGCGACGGTGCGCACGAACGTCTTCGCCCGCGGCGGCGACGACGACCGCGTGGTGCTGAAGCTCTGCACGGCCGAGCTGACCTTCCTGCCCCCGCCGCAGCCGCGCGTCGAGATCTACGTCCGCGACCGTACGGTCGAGGGCCTCCACCTGCGCGCCGGCCTGGTCGCGCGCGGCGGTCTGCGGCTCAGCGATCGTCCGGAGGACTTCCGGCAGGAGGCGCTCGGGCTCATGCGCACGCAGACGGTGAAGAACGCCGTCATCGTTCCGACGGGGGCGAAGGGCGCCTTCGTGCCGCGCGACGGCGCTCCCGCGGCCGACGCCCATCGCGATTTCGTGGCCGGGCTCCTCGACGTCACCGACGACGTCGCCGACGGGCAGGTCGTGCGTCCACGCGGCGTGCGCGTGCTCGACGGCGACGATCCGTATCTCGTCGTGGCCGCGGACAAGGGTACGGCGACGTTCTCGGACGCGGCCAACGCGCTCGCGACGGCGCGCGGATTCTGGCTCGGCGACGCCTTCGCCTCCGGCGGCTCGCACGGCTACGACCACAAGGCCCTCGGGATCACGGCGCGCGGCGCCTGGGAGTGCGTGCGCACGCACTTTCGCGGGCTCGGCATCGACGCCGACACCGCGCCGCTCGCGGTCGTCGGCATCGGCGACATGGGGGGCGACGTCTTCGGCAACGGCTTGCTGCGCTCCCCGCACCTGCGCCTCTTGGCCGCGTTCAATCATCGCCACGTCTTTCTCGATCCCGACCCCGATCCCGCCCGCAGCTTTGCGGAGCGGCAGCGGCTCTTCCGGGCCGGGCGAGGCTGGGACGCCTACGATCCCGCGGTGCTGTCGGCCGGCGGGATGGTCGTCGAGCGGGCGGCGAAGCGCGTGCGGCTCTCGCCCGAGGCGCGGGCGATGCTCGAGCTCGCCGAGACGCCGAGCGGTGAGGCGCTCGTACGCGCGGTGCTGCGCATGCCGGCCGACCTCTTGTGGAACGGCGGCATCGGCACCTATGTCCGCGCCGCCGACGAGAGCGACGCGGCGGTCGGCGATCCGACGAACGACGCCGTACGGATCACGGCCGAGGCGCTGCGCGTGCGCGTCGTCGCGGAGGGCGGCAACCTCGGGCTGACGCAGCGGGCGCGGGTGGCGTTCGCGCTCGCGGGCGGCGCGGTGAACACCGACGCGATCGACAACTCTGCCGGTGTCGACACCTCCGACCACGAGGTGAACCTCAAGATCTGCCTCCAGCCCGTGGTCGCGTCGGGGGCGATGCCCGAGGGCGAGCGCCACGCGCTCCTCAAAGCGGTGCAGGACGACGTCGCCCGCCACGTCCTGGCGCACAATCGCCGCCAGAGCTGGCTCCTCACCGTCGAGCAGGCGCGGAGCCGCGAGCGGCTCGGCGACTTCCGCGACCACGCCGCCGCGCTGGCGCGCGAGGCGGACGTCGCCGGCGTCCTCGAGGTGCTGCCCGACGCCGCGATCCTGCGCGCCCGCCGGGCGGCGCATCCGGGGCTGCTGCGGCCGGAGCTGGCGCTGCTGATGGCGCACACGAAGATCGCGCTCCAGCACGCGTTGCGCGACGCGGCCCTGCTGGACGATCCGATCGGCGTCGCGTGGCTCGCGGACTACTTCCCCGCCGCGCTGCGCGAGCGCGCGCCCGAGGCGGTCGCCGGGCACCGGCTGCGGCGCGAGCTGGTCGCCGTCGAGCTGGTGAACGCGCTCGTCGACTACACGGGCATGACGTTCGTCCATCGCCTGCGGCGCGACACGGGCGCGGACGCGGTCGCCGCCGTGCGGGCGTGGGCGATCGCCTGGGTGCTCGCCGACGCGGCGACGCTGGTCGCCGATCTCGAGGCCGCACCGCTCGCCGTCGACGAGGCGGTGCGCGGGGCGGTGGAGCTCGAGGCGGCGCTCGAAGGCGCCGCCGGCTGGGTGCTCACCTACGCCGATCCGCGTGCGTCCGCCGCCGCCGTCGCCGCGGGGCTCGCCGCCGACGTCGCGCCGGTGCTCGACGCGCTGTCGCAGCAGCTCGCCGGCGGCGAGGCCGAGGCGTTCCATCGCCGCCGCTCGGGCCTCGAGCTGGCCGGTGCCGGTCCGCAGGCGGCACGCCGGCTCGCGGGGCTCGCGTGGCTGCCGGCGGCGCTCGACGTCGCCGGCGCTGCGCGGGACACGGGACTTCCCGTCGACGAGGCGGCGGCGCGCTACTGGGCGCTCGGCGCCCACGTCGACTTCGCCTGGCTGCTCGGCCAGGTGGCGGCGACCGCGGAGGGCGATCGCTGGGCCGCGCGCGCCGCGCGCGAGCTGGCGCTCGACCTGCTCGGGGCGCGGCGGCGGCTCGTCTACGCCGCTCCCGCGGCGCTCGCGGGGCCGCGCCTCGATGCGCTACGTTCGCTCGTGCGCGATCTGCGCACGACGCCTCGTCCGACGCTGGCGGCTCTCCTCGTGGTGGCGCGCGAGATCCGCCGGCTGGCCGAGTCGCTTCCCTTCACCCACGCGCGCCCCGGGACCTCCGCATGGTGA
- a CDS encoding class I SAM-dependent RNA methyltransferase — MRPGPADVRATETLLAAEPTVRGAVLLGGGARLVVGDPRLRVAVEPDLALEIPADAFTQVHPDANLLLVATVLELGAFASGERVLDLYAGAGNFGLPIARRGAAVTAIERSGVAVAAARDNAARLGLDVTTLEHDVAAGLAALPGAAFDAVVLDPPRAGATDAIPQLLARRPPRIVYVSCDPATLARDARALVAGGYRLLRAQPVDLFPHTYHVETAAEFRLT; from the coding sequence GTGCGCCCCGGCCCCGCCGACGTGCGCGCCACCGAGACGCTGCTCGCGGCGGAGCCGACGGTGCGCGGCGCCGTGCTGCTCGGCGGCGGCGCCCGGCTGGTCGTCGGCGATCCGCGCCTGCGCGTCGCCGTCGAGCCCGACCTCGCGCTCGAGATCCCCGCCGACGCCTTCACGCAGGTGCACCCCGACGCCAACCTCCTCCTCGTGGCGACGGTACTCGAGCTGGGGGCGTTCGCCTCCGGCGAGCGCGTCCTCGACCTCTACGCGGGCGCCGGAAACTTCGGCCTGCCGATCGCCCGCCGCGGCGCCGCCGTCACCGCGATCGAGCGCAGCGGGGTCGCGGTCGCCGCCGCGCGCGACAACGCCGCCCGCCTCGGCCTCGACGTCACCACGCTCGAGCACGACGTCGCCGCCGGCCTCGCCGCGCTCCCCGGCGCCGCGTTCGACGCCGTGGTGCTCGATCCGCCGCGCGCCGGAGCGACCGACGCGATCCCGCAGCTCCTCGCCCGACGCCCGCCGCGGATCGTCTACGTCTCGTGCGATCCGGCGACGCTCGCGCGCGACGCGCGGGCCCTCGTCGCCGGCGGCTATCGACTCCTGCGTGCGCAGCCGGTGGACCTCTTCCCACACACGTATCATGTGGAAACCGCGGCGGAATTCCGTTTGACTTGA
- a CDS encoding Rieske 2Fe-2S domain-containing protein: MAELAIARPDELPAGTTKKFVLRCGGREVECFVLNAGGTFHAYVNQCQHVPMGLDWVENQFFTADGQYVQCATHGAYYVPDTGECIAGPPCGRSLVRVPLALRDAVLWARCPDAIPD; encoded by the coding sequence ATGGCCGAGCTCGCGATCGCGCGCCCCGACGAGCTGCCCGCGGGCACGACCAAGAAGTTCGTGCTCCGCTGCGGCGGGCGCGAGGTCGAGTGCTTCGTCCTCAACGCCGGCGGGACGTTCCACGCCTACGTGAACCAGTGCCAGCACGTGCCGATGGGCCTCGACTGGGTGGAGAACCAGTTCTTCACCGCCGACGGCCAGTACGTCCAGTGCGCCACGCACGGCGCGTACTACGTGCCCGACACCGGCGAGTGCATCGCCGGGCCGCCGTGCGGCCGCTCGCTCGTGCGCGTGCCGCTCGCCCTGCGCGACGCGGTGCTCTGGGCACGCTGTCCGGACGCGATCCCGGACTGA
- a CDS encoding VWA domain-containing protein, translated as MRRRLLAFVGSLRAHGLAVSVAETMDALAAVGHAGVERDVLRDALAATLVKDERDRPLFDPLFEAAFPLRRARPAAAPARPGRGGRGGGDGGAGGRAGGAGGGRTGPAARAAARRPRLRPATCAAARRRRRRRAARRRTRRRRPGGGRCRLPGRPGSGAAAATRAHGAAVPGSPGTRLEPTTTRPWAPATARGGAGPQARRAQAPGAADRAAQRARCWRSRSPAGPPDDLVAARDVVAELARDLRPPPRAARAGGPPRAADLRRTLRAAAATGGVPLVVRRRTRRPERPDLLVLGDVSGSVATASTLCLGLLAPATSHFRRVHLFAFVDRLCPVSVEDGHVVPAGPLDLWARSDFGRVLGDLWRDAAPLLGRTTVVLVVGDARNNRRPPRADLLRALHARVQRLVWLVPEPRARWNTGDSVLGRYAEHCDAVLECTELAGLAAAVRRVL; from the coding sequence GTGCGCCGCCGTCTCCTCGCCTTCGTGGGCTCGCTGCGCGCCCACGGGCTCGCGGTGTCCGTCGCCGAGACGATGGATGCGCTCGCGGCCGTCGGTCACGCCGGCGTCGAGCGCGACGTGCTGCGCGACGCACTCGCAGCGACCCTGGTGAAGGACGAGCGCGACCGGCCGCTGTTCGATCCGCTGTTCGAGGCGGCGTTCCCGCTGCGCCGTGCCCGCCCCGCGGCGGCGCCCGCGCGCCCCGGGCGTGGCGGCCGCGGCGGCGGCGACGGCGGCGCGGGCGGGCGTGCCGGCGGCGCCGGGGGGGGACGAACGGGGCCGGCGGCGCGAGCGGCGGCGCGACGACCGCGGCTTCGGCCCGCGACGTGCGCGGCGGCGAGACGGCGGCGGCGCCGCCGGGCAGCCCGGCGGCGCACCAGGCGACGGCGTCCGGGCGGCGGCCGCTGCCGCCTGCCGGGCCGCCCCGGCAGCGGCGCCGCCGCCGCGACGCGTGCGCACGGTGCGGCGGTGCCGGGGTCGCCCGGCACGCGTCTGGAGCCGACCACGACGCGACCGTGGGCGCCGGCGACGGCGCGCGGCGGCGCAGGCCCGCAGGCACGGCGAGCGCAGGCTCCCGGCGCCGCGGACCGTGCGGCCCAGCGCGCCCGCTGCTGGCGCAGCCGTTCGCCGGCTGGACCGCCAGACGACCTGGTCGCCGCGCGGGACGTCGTCGCCGAGCTGGCGCGCGATCTGCGTCCCCCGCCTCGCGCGGCGCGGGCGGGCGGCCCGCCGCGGGCGGCAGACCTGCGCCGCACGCTGCGCGCCGCCGCCGCGACCGGCGGCGTCCCGCTCGTGGTCCGTCGCCGTACGCGCCGCCCCGAGCGGCCGGACCTCCTCGTCCTGGGCGACGTCTCCGGCTCGGTCGCGACGGCGAGCACGCTCTGCCTCGGGCTGCTCGCGCCCGCGACCTCGCACTTCCGCCGCGTCCACCTCTTCGCGTTCGTCGATCGCCTGTGCCCGGTGAGCGTCGAGGACGGCCACGTCGTGCCCGCCGGGCCACTCGACCTATGGGCCCGCTCCGACTTCGGCCGGGTGCTCGGGGACCTGTGGCGCGACGCGGCGCCGCTGCTCGGCCGCACCACCGTGGTGCTCGTCGTCGGCGACGCGCGCAACAACCGCCGGCCGCCGCGTGCCGATCTGCTGCGCGCGCTCCACGCGCGCGTGCAGCGTCTCGTCTGGCTCGTGCCCGAGCCGCGCGCGCGCTGGAACACCGGCGACAGCGTCCTCGGCCGCTACGCCGAGCACTGCGACGCCGTGCTCGAGTGCACCGAGCTGGCCGGGCTGGCGGCCGCCGTGCGCCGGGTGCTGTGA
- a CDS encoding MoxR family ATPase codes for MEITREAVAEGLRAARYVTTPRVETALFLALSLEKPLLAEGPAGAGKTELGKVLAALLHTDLLRLQCYEGLDEARALFEWNYQKQLLRIQADQGAGRSWDEVAHDVFGRDFLLERPLLRAITAPKKVVLLIDEIDKADPEFEAFLLEVLSDFQVSVPELGTLTARHRPVVVLTSNRTRDLSEALLRRCLHLFVDFPGPEKEAEIIALKVPDADARLREQVARFVAGLRKLELRKAPSIAETLDWARGLCALGVHELDAQAVRQTLALLLKHEDDLRKADGKVGTLLGGGAGR; via the coding sequence ATGGAGATCACCCGCGAAGCGGTCGCCGAGGGCCTGCGCGCCGCGCGCTACGTCACCACGCCGCGGGTCGAGACGGCGCTGTTCCTGGCGCTGTCGCTGGAGAAGCCGCTCCTCGCCGAAGGCCCGGCGGGCGCCGGCAAGACCGAGCTGGGCAAGGTCCTCGCGGCGTTGCTGCACACCGATCTCCTCCGCCTCCAGTGCTACGAGGGCCTCGACGAGGCGCGCGCGCTCTTCGAGTGGAACTACCAGAAGCAGCTCCTGCGCATCCAGGCCGATCAGGGCGCCGGACGAAGCTGGGACGAGGTCGCGCACGACGTCTTCGGACGCGACTTCCTGCTCGAGCGCCCGCTGCTGCGGGCGATCACCGCGCCGAAGAAGGTCGTTCTCCTGATCGACGAGATCGACAAGGCCGATCCGGAGTTCGAGGCGTTCCTCCTGGAGGTGCTGAGCGACTTCCAGGTGAGCGTGCCGGAGCTGGGCACGCTGACGGCGCGCCACCGTCCCGTCGTCGTGCTGACCTCGAACCGCACGCGCGACCTCTCCGAGGCGCTGCTGCGCCGCTGCCTGCACCTGTTCGTCGACTTCCCCGGTCCCGAGAAGGAAGCCGAGATCATCGCGCTGAAGGTGCCCGACGCCGACGCGCGCCTGCGCGAGCAGGTGGCGCGCTTCGTCGCCGGGTTGCGCAAGCTCGAGCTGCGCAAGGCGCCCAGCATCGCGGAGACGCTCGACTGGGCCCGCGGGCTCTGTGCGCTGGGCGTGCACGAGCTCGACGCCCAGGCGGTGCGGCAGACGCTGGCGCTGCTGCTGAAGCACGAGGACGACCTGCGCAAGGCGGACGGCAAGGTGGGCACCTTGCTCGGCGGCGGCGCGGGGCGCTGA
- a CDS encoding DUF309 domain-containing protein yields the protein MTAVGEASLDLDVVVRRGVRLFNRGRYLSAQQLWEAAWHEAPGAERAFLESLVQLAGGLHLRTRRGGEKGAEHLLQRALATLEDFRPVRGGIDVDALIAEFGAYLEWIKEIRRPHRILDTLRIPRLR from the coding sequence GTGACGGCCGTGGGCGAGGCGTCGCTCGACCTGGACGTCGTCGTGCGCCGCGGCGTGCGCCTCTTCAATCGCGGGCGATATCTCTCGGCGCAGCAGCTCTGGGAAGCGGCGTGGCACGAGGCGCCGGGCGCGGAGCGCGCCTTCCTCGAGTCGCTCGTCCAGCTCGCCGGCGGCCTCCATCTGCGCACCCGGCGCGGGGGCGAGAAGGGCGCGGAGCACCTCCTCCAGCGCGCCCTCGCGACCCTGGAGGACTTCCGCCCCGTGCGCGGCGGCATCGACGTCGACGCCCTGATCGCGGAGTTCGGCGCGTACCTCGAGTGGATCAAGGAGATCCGCCGCCCGCACCGTATCCTCGATACGCTGCGCATCCCGCGGCTGCGCTGA
- a CDS encoding FAD-dependent thymidylate synthase, which produces METRRPTNPAAEEILGLYFPVLDHGFVALVDYMGSDEDVERAARVSYGYGTRRTSQTRGLIRYLRRHAHTTPSEMVELKFHCAMPVFVARQWIRHRTASVNEYSGRYSLLPLLFYTPRPEHLAVQSASNRQGRAEAPVDAALHAAAVARWDRLRAEASAQYAWLVGEDVARELARIDLPLSLYTQWYWKIDLHNLLHFLTLRVDPHAQYEIRAFARVMAGMLQRVAPLSFEAWLDYEYHGAHLSRGELAALRRLVRPGDGGLDAIPGRVADAELASLGLSAREVEELRAKLAGHAAPEDFALDPGTAVPAEELQRRLEAAVPAVDRSR; this is translated from the coding sequence GTGGAGACGCGCCGTCCGACCAACCCCGCGGCCGAGGAGATCCTGGGTCTCTACTTCCCCGTCCTCGACCACGGCTTCGTCGCGCTGGTCGACTACATGGGATCGGACGAGGACGTCGAGCGTGCGGCGCGCGTCTCGTACGGCTACGGCACGCGGCGCACGAGCCAGACCCGCGGGCTGATCCGCTACCTCCGCCGGCACGCGCACACGACGCCGAGCGAGATGGTGGAGCTCAAGTTCCACTGCGCGATGCCCGTCTTCGTCGCGCGGCAATGGATCCGTCACCGCACCGCCTCGGTGAACGAGTACAGCGGCCGCTACAGCCTCCTGCCGCTCCTCTTCTACACGCCGCGGCCCGAGCATCTGGCGGTCCAGAGCGCGAGCAACCGACAGGGGCGGGCGGAGGCGCCGGTCGACGCTGCGCTCCACGCCGCCGCGGTCGCCCGCTGGGATCGGCTGCGCGCCGAGGCGTCGGCGCAGTACGCGTGGTTGGTCGGCGAGGACGTCGCGCGCGAGCTGGCGCGCATCGATCTGCCGCTGTCCCTCTATACGCAGTGGTACTGGAAGATCGACCTGCACAATCTGCTGCACTTCCTCACCCTGCGCGTCGACCCGCACGCGCAGTACGAGATCCGCGCCTTCGCGCGCGTGATGGCCGGCATGCTCCAGCGCGTCGCGCCGCTCTCGTTCGAGGCCTGGCTCGACTACGAGTACCACGGCGCCCATCTGTCGCGCGGCGAGCTGGCGGCGTTGCGGCGCCTCGTACGCCCCGGCGACGGCGGCCTCGACGCCATCCCCGGGCGCGTCGCCGACGCCGAGCTGGCGAGCCTCGGCCTGTCGGCCCGCGAGGTCGAGGAGCTGCGTGCCAAGCTGGCCGGCCACGCCGCGCCCGAGGACTTCGCGCTCGACCCGGGCACGGCCGTGCCGGCGGAGGAGCTCCAGCGCCGGCTCGAGGCCGCGGTGCCGGCGGTCGACCGGTCGCGGTGA